A genomic window from Gossypium hirsutum isolate 1008001.06 chromosome D12, Gossypium_hirsutum_v2.1, whole genome shotgun sequence includes:
- the LOC107946997 gene encoding uncharacterized protein — MALINFPTDHIKLRKTLSLEKKSLMLKDYLRDDLGSCSSSGFKSFPRRQCCTTIRFLLEADLKKSKHNYSSATKRLLKRSRSKPGSSTTISALQRASESVLKAIKQLPFPFTKSSPPSSSQSNSCRKLFKRGFWRKSTDKEDHGGGGGEIKRWKLFSEFLEDKNQPSYQNTIPSYNTADTCSTVRVSPSRSNNSWAESEFTANNLQSWSGHPESSTQNGTVSSKTTSPEEKNVSNMAGVTVAEDSKEDWAPNEEGKEQFSPVSVLDCPFDDEEEEDNGSTFEDHLARVEVTKQKLMQKVIRFERLAQLEPVELDKRIAMAELEDEFPNELLDDYYNKPETNHQKLFKLLKPQIPSNSFSSLSVNAKRVVIEMGTEDFGKNENWMKLTQGKEEVGSAVELALFSSLLDDFLIDLLSH, encoded by the exons ATGGCTTTGATCAATTTTCCCACTGATCATATCAAGCTTAGGAAAACGCTTTCACTCGAGAAAAAATCATTGATGCTCAAAGATTACCTGAGAGACGATTTGGGTTCTTGCTCTTCTAGTGGTTTCAAATCGTTTCCACGTCGCCAGTGTTGCACCACCATCAGGTTTCTTCTGGAGGCCGACTTGAAGAAATCTAAACATAATTACTCAAGCGCTACGAAACGGCTTCTTAAAAGAAGTCGTTCGAAGCCGGGTTCGTCGACCACCATTTCAGCTCTGCAAAGAGCTTCAGAATCCGTACTTAAAGCCATCAAGCAGCTGCCTTTTCCGTTCACCAAGTCATCGCCACCTTCGTCATCGCAAAGCAACAGTTGCAGGAAGCTCTTCAAAAGAGGCTTTTGGAGAAAAAGTACTGACAAAGAAGATCACGGCGGTGGTGGTGGTGAGATCAAACGATGGAAATTGTTCAGCGAATTTCTTGAAGATAAAAATCAACCGTCTTATCAGAATACTATTCCCAGTTACAACACCGCCGACACTTGCTCTACTGTTAGGGTGTCTCCGAGCAGGAGCAATAACAGTTGGGCTGAAAGTGAATTTACAGCGAACAATTTACAGTCTTGGAGCGGTCACCCAGAGAGCTCGactcaaaacggcaccgtttcaagCAAAACGACTTCACCGGAGGAAAAAAATGTCAGCAATATGGCAGGCGTAACAGTCGCTGAGGATTCCAAG GAGGATTGGGCGCCAAACGAAGAAGGAAAGGAACAGTTTAGTCCAGTGTCTGTTCTAGATTGCCCTTTCGatgacgaagaagaagaagacaacGGCTCTACTTTCGAAGATCACTTGGCCCGTGTGGAAG TAACCAAACAAAAGCTGATGCAAAAGGTCATAAGGTTCGAGAGGCTGGCTCAGCTAGAGCCTGTGGAGTTGGACAAACGAATCGCAATGGCAGAGCTTGAAGATGAGTTCCCAAATGAATTGTTGGATGACTATTATAATAAACCAGAAACCAACCATCAGAAACTATTTAAGCTATTGAAACCCCAAATCCCATCCAACAGTTTCAGTTCATTGTCAGTGAATGCTAAAAGGGTTGTTATTGAAATGGGAACGGAAGATTTTGGGAAGAATGAGAATTGGATGAAGTTGACCCAAGGAAAGGAAGAGGTTGGATCAGCGGTTGAACTTGCGCTTTTCAGTTCGCTGTTGGATGACTTCTTAATTGATCTCCTTTCGCATTAA